In one Deinococcus aerolatus genomic region, the following are encoded:
- a CDS encoding cyclic-di-AMP receptor: MKLVLAVIQDADATALIRVLSENAFEVTKLASTGGFLREGNTTLMIGVSDERMEDLKRFVRQTCRTRSRLVAPSVPMGEQNEGLVSDPVEVPVGGAVMFVMGVQEFVKV; this comes from the coding sequence ATGAAGCTTGTACTCGCAGTCATTCAGGACGCAGACGCCACGGCGCTGATCCGCGTTCTCTCGGAAAATGCCTTCGAGGTCACTAAACTTGCCAGCACCGGCGGCTTTCTGCGCGAGGGCAACACCACCCTGATGATCGGCGTGTCCGACGAGCGAATGGAGGATCTGAAACGCTTCGTGCGTCAGACCTGCCGCACCCGCAGCCGTCTGGTGGCCCCCAGCGTCCCGATGGGCGAGCAGAACGAGGGGCTGGTCAGCGATCCGGTGGAGGTGCCGGTGGGCGGGGCCGTGATGTTTGTGATGGGCGTGCAGGAATTCGTGAAGGTCTGA
- a CDS encoding HAD family hydrolase → MAIKAVYWDIGGVLLTNGWDREQRADVLKRFGLNTGEFTERHRLAAPELELGRMTLAEYLDQTLFYTPREFTPDEFRAAMEAESQPHADTLALARELSGRWRMYALNNEGHDLNHHRIQTFGLHDCLLAFFSSCYLGVMKPNPAIYRMGLHLANVRPDEAVMIDDRPQNAEAARSVGMNAVHYRNAAQLWEELAALGVT, encoded by the coding sequence ATGGCGATCAAAGCGGTGTACTGGGATATCGGCGGCGTGCTGCTCACCAACGGCTGGGACCGCGAGCAGCGGGCGGACGTGCTGAAGCGTTTCGGCCTGAACACTGGCGAGTTCACCGAGCGCCACAGGCTGGCCGCGCCGGAGCTGGAACTGGGCCGCATGACCCTGGCCGAGTACCTGGACCAGACCCTGTTCTACACCCCGCGCGAGTTCACGCCTGACGAGTTCCGCGCAGCGATGGAGGCCGAAAGCCAGCCGCACGCCGACACGCTGGCGCTGGCCCGCGAACTGTCCGGGCGCTGGCGCATGTACGCCCTGAACAACGAGGGCCATGACCTGAACCACCACCGTATCCAGACCTTTGGCCTGCACGACTGCCTGCTGGCGTTCTTTTCCTCGTGCTACCTGGGCGTTATGAAGCCCAACCCGGCCATCTACCGCATGGGCCTGCACCTTGCCAACGTGCGCCCTGACGAGGCCGTGATGATCGACGACCGCCCGCAGAACGCCGAGGCCGCCCGATCCGTGGGCATGAACGCCGTGCACTACAGGAACGCCGCGCAGCTCTGGGAGGAACTGGCGGCGCTGGGGGTGACCTGA
- a CDS encoding ABC transporter ATP-binding protein: MTAFRGQELVIENLAAGYGKIQVLWDVSVRVGPGEFVAMIGANGAGKTTTLRAVSGVVKASGGSIRLGGHDITRATPSQIVGLGLGHVPEGRELFGLMTVRENLELGAAMRPEARARQAQTLEHVYSLFPRLAERAGQLAGTLSGGEQQMVAVGRALMGCPSVLVVDEPSLGLSPLMTQTVFGALKAVHAEGVSVLLVEQNVGLSLKLAQRAYVLENGEVVKEGTGAALLADPGVREAYLAL; the protein is encoded by the coding sequence ATGACCGCCTTTCGGGGCCAGGAACTGGTGATCGAGAACCTCGCCGCAGGCTACGGCAAGATTCAGGTGCTGTGGGACGTCAGCGTGCGCGTCGGGCCGGGCGAGTTCGTCGCCATGATCGGGGCAAACGGCGCTGGCAAGACCACCACCCTGCGGGCGGTCAGCGGAGTGGTGAAGGCCAGTGGCGGCAGCATTCGCCTGGGCGGCCACGACATCACCCGCGCCACGCCGTCGCAGATTGTGGGGCTCGGGCTGGGCCACGTACCGGAGGGCCGGGAGCTGTTCGGCCTGATGACCGTGCGCGAGAACCTGGAACTGGGCGCGGCCATGCGGCCTGAGGCCCGCGCCAGGCAGGCGCAGACGCTGGAGCACGTCTACTCGCTGTTTCCCCGGCTGGCCGAGCGGGCCGGGCAACTGGCCGGCACCCTGTCGGGCGGCGAGCAGCAGATGGTGGCGGTGGGCCGCGCCCTGATGGGCTGTCCCAGCGTGCTGGTGGTGGACGAGCCCAGCCTGGGGCTGTCGCCGCTGATGACCCAGACGGTGTTCGGGGCGCTGAAGGCGGTTCATGCCGAGGGCGTCAGCGTGCTGCTGGTGGAGCAGAACGTGGGCCTGAGCCTCAAGCTGGCGCAGCGGGCCTACGTGCTGGAAAACGGCGAGGTGGTCAAGGAGGGGACCGGCGCGGCCCTGCTGGCCGATCCGGGGGTGCGGGAAGCGTATCTGGCGCTGTAA
- a CDS encoding ATP-dependent helicase, whose protein sequence is MTSAPDQTHPNQPDLLGQLNETQAQAADHYTGPALVIAGAGSGKTRTLIYRIARLITHYGVDPGEILAVTFTNKAAAEMRERATHLMPGANKLWMSTFHSAGVRVLRAYGEHIGLRRGFVIYDDDDQLDIFKEVMGSIPGIGPDTSPRVLRGIVDRAKSNLLTPADLARSGDPYISGLPREAAAEAYRRYEARKKGQNAIDFGDLITETVRLFHEVPGVLSAVQNRAKFIHVDEYQDTNKAQYELTRLLASRDKNLLVVGDPDQSIYKFRGADIQNILDFQKDYSNAKVYILEHNYRSSASVLNLANKLIENNTERMDKTLRAVKEDGHAVMFHRATDHRAEGDFVAEWLTRLHNTEGRKFADMAILYRTNAQSRVIEESLRRVQIPAKIVGGVGFYDRREIRDILAYARLALNPSDDVALRRIIGRPRRGIGDTALEKLMDWARINGTSMLAACARAETDHILDRGAQKPVEFAALMAAMSDAADNYEPAPFLRFVIETSGYTDLLRQEGQEGQVRMENLDELINAAEEWSGDNDGTIGDFLDEAALLSSVDDMRSKTENRDVPEDAVTLMTLHNAKGLEFPVVFIVGTEEGLLPSKGALTEAGGIEEERRLFYVGITRAMERLFLTAAQNRMQYGKTNAAEDSRFLEEIEGGFDTVDPYGQTVEYRAKTWKQYRPTVPVTPSAVKNTSPLTAGMAYRGGERVRHPKFGEGQVLAVAGTGDKQEVTVHFPSAGTKKLLVKFANLSAL, encoded by the coding sequence GTGACTTCCGCGCCGGACCAGACCCACCCGAACCAGCCAGACCTGCTGGGCCAGTTAAACGAGACGCAGGCGCAGGCCGCCGATCACTACACCGGCCCCGCGCTGGTGATCGCCGGGGCAGGCAGCGGCAAGACCCGCACGCTGATCTACCGCATTGCCCGCCTGATTACCCACTACGGCGTGGACCCCGGCGAGATTCTGGCGGTAACCTTTACCAACAAGGCCGCCGCCGAGATGCGCGAGCGGGCCACCCACCTGATGCCCGGCGCCAACAAACTGTGGATGAGCACCTTTCACAGCGCAGGCGTGCGGGTTCTGCGGGCCTACGGCGAGCACATCGGGCTCAGACGTGGTTTCGTGATCTACGACGATGACGATCAGCTCGACATCTTCAAGGAAGTCATGGGCAGTATTCCCGGCATCGGCCCCGACACCAGCCCGCGCGTGCTGCGCGGCATCGTGGACCGTGCCAAGAGCAATCTGCTGACACCGGCCGATCTGGCACGCAGCGGCGATCCCTACATCAGCGGCCTGCCACGTGAGGCCGCCGCCGAGGCCTACCGCCGCTACGAGGCTCGCAAGAAGGGCCAGAACGCCATTGATTTTGGGGACCTGATCACCGAAACGGTGAGGCTGTTTCATGAGGTACCGGGCGTGTTAAGCGCGGTGCAGAACCGCGCCAAATTTATCCACGTGGACGAGTATCAGGACACCAACAAGGCGCAGTACGAGCTGACGCGTCTGCTGGCCAGCAGGGATAAAAATTTGCTTGTGGTGGGTGATCCGGACCAGTCGATCTATAAATTTCGCGGCGCCGACATTCAGAACATCCTCGACTTTCAGAAGGATTACTCCAACGCGAAGGTCTACATTCTGGAGCACAACTACCGCTCCAGCGCCAGCGTGCTGAATCTGGCGAACAAGCTGATCGAGAACAACACCGAGCGCATGGACAAGACCCTGCGGGCGGTCAAGGAAGACGGCCACGCGGTGATGTTCCACCGCGCCACGGACCACCGCGCCGAGGGGGATTTCGTGGCCGAGTGGCTGACCCGGCTGCACAACACCGAGGGCCGCAAGTTCGCCGACATGGCCATTTTGTACCGCACCAACGCCCAGTCCCGCGTGATAGAAGAGTCGCTGCGGCGCGTGCAGATTCCGGCCAAAATTGTGGGTGGCGTGGGCTTCTACGACCGCCGTGAGATTAGGGACATCCTGGCCTACGCCCGTCTGGCACTGAACCCCTCGGACGACGTGGCCCTGCGCCGCATCATCGGGCGGCCCCGGCGCGGTATCGGCGACACGGCGCTGGAAAAACTGATGGACTGGGCGCGTATCAACGGCACGTCCATGCTGGCGGCCTGCGCGCGGGCCGAGACAGACCACATCCTGGACCGGGGGGCGCAGAAGCCGGTGGAGTTCGCCGCCCTGATGGCCGCCATGAGCGACGCCGCCGACAACTACGAACCCGCCCCCTTCCTGCGTTTCGTGATCGAGACCAGCGGGTACACGGACCTGCTGCGCCAGGAGGGGCAGGAGGGGCAGGTCCGCATGGAAAACCTGGACGAACTGATCAACGCCGCCGAGGAATGGTCCGGCGACAACGACGGCACCATCGGCGACTTTCTGGACGAGGCCGCCCTGCTGTCCAGCGTGGACGACATGCGCTCGAAGACGGAGAACAGGGACGTGCCGGAAGACGCCGTGACGCTCATGACCCTGCACAACGCCAAGGGCCTGGAATTCCCGGTGGTGTTCATCGTCGGTACCGAGGAGGGGCTGCTGCCCAGCAAGGGGGCACTGACCGAGGCCGGGGGCATTGAGGAGGAACGCCGCCTGTTCTACGTGGGCATCACCCGCGCGATGGAGCGTCTCTTCCTGACCGCCGCGCAGAACCGCATGCAGTACGGCAAGACCAACGCCGCCGAGGACAGCCGTTTTCTGGAGGAAATCGAGGGTGGCTTCGACACGGTGGACCCCTACGGCCAGACGGTCGAGTACCGTGCCAAGACCTGGAAACAGTACCGGCCCACCGTGCCCGTGACCCCCAGCGCCGTCAAGAACACCAGCCCCCTCACGGCAGGCATGGCGTACCGGGGCGGCGAGCGGGTCCGGCATCCCAAGTTTGGCGAGGGTCAGGTGCTGGCGGTGGCCGGCACAGGCGACAAGCAGGAGGTCACGGTGCATTTCCCGTCGGCGGGCACCAAGAAACTGCTGGTGAAGTTCGCGAATCTGAGCGCGCTGTAG
- the glgP gene encoding alpha-glucan family phosphorylase → MNVIGKVTVLPQLPPSISRLSELAYNLYWSWTPHAQALYQELDSQIWERFQQNPVRTLLEVPQARLDKVAADTGYLARYKRVMADFDAYMNKKKTWASQNAPGMQPVAYFSMEYGFHESLPIYSGGLGVLAGDHCKSASDLGLPFTAVGMLFHQGYFRQLFDRDGWQNEAYDELDLTTLPITPARTPDGQEARVSVRIGHRDIQVRVWNLTIGRIRVLLLDTNVPENSEEDRKLTARLYGGNQELRVQQYVLLGVAGVRALRALEVPAAVYHMNEGHAALLGLERVRECVEAGLDFRTALETVASSTLFTTHTPVAAGNDAFTYDLMDRYLGEWPELLSVARHELYELARHDQNWDGQTVPAFSMTVFALRMSRAANGVSELHGEVSRDMWKFLYPGAEAEEVPIGHVTNGAHNLTFTSQAMRDLLSSVLPKDWTERLEDAAMWKAVEKLSDAQLSNVQLETKREMIAFIRLRMREQMLRNGASAADVAGTETLMDENTLTIGFARRFATYKRATLLFRDRERLARIVNDPDRPVQFVFAGKAHPADNPGKAFIQEIYKMSQEPEFRGKIVILENYDMNVARHLVQGVDIWLNNPRRPLEASGTSGMKASFNGSPNFSVLDGWWREGYDGTNGWPIGEEREYADLNVQDDADAYSLYQTLEDEITPRYYGGATGADSWAYSVRQSIETVSPRFSMQRQVIDYVQQYYLPLGVRGQEVAAEGSAQARVIAGWKTWVRQQWPYTSLSAHADLPATCHPGQTAPISAQVNPAGISLDELRVEAVLNRAGHLTRFALESRGDGTFSAEVPLEESGLYSVGVRMIPEIGGLSNELEAGLIKWATPR, encoded by the coding sequence ATGAACGTCATTGGCAAAGTCACGGTGCTGCCCCAGCTGCCGCCCTCCATCTCGCGGCTCTCGGAGCTGGCCTACAACCTCTACTGGTCCTGGACCCCACACGCACAGGCGCTGTATCAGGAACTGGATTCGCAGATATGGGAGCGCTTCCAGCAGAATCCGGTGCGAACCCTGCTGGAGGTGCCGCAGGCCCGGCTGGACAAGGTGGCTGCTGACACGGGGTACCTCGCCCGCTACAAGAGGGTCATGGCCGACTTCGACGCCTACATGAACAAGAAAAAGACCTGGGCCAGCCAGAACGCGCCCGGCATGCAGCCGGTGGCCTACTTCAGCATGGAGTACGGCTTTCACGAGTCGCTGCCCATCTACAGCGGCGGCCTGGGCGTGCTGGCCGGGGACCACTGCAAGAGTGCCTCTGACCTGGGGTTGCCGTTTACCGCCGTGGGCATGCTGTTCCATCAGGGCTACTTCCGGCAACTGTTCGACCGGGACGGCTGGCAGAACGAGGCCTACGACGAGCTGGACCTGACCACCCTGCCCATCACTCCGGCCCGCACGCCGGACGGCCAGGAAGCGCGGGTGTCGGTGCGCATCGGCCACCGCGACATTCAGGTGCGCGTGTGGAACCTGACCATCGGGCGCATCCGGGTGCTGCTGCTGGACACCAACGTCCCTGAGAACAGCGAGGAGGACCGCAAGCTGACGGCCCGGCTGTACGGCGGCAACCAGGAACTGCGGGTGCAGCAGTACGTGCTGCTGGGCGTGGCCGGGGTGCGAGCGCTGCGGGCGCTGGAGGTCCCGGCCGCCGTGTATCACATGAACGAGGGCCACGCCGCCCTGCTGGGCCTGGAGCGTGTCCGCGAGTGCGTGGAGGCGGGGCTGGACTTCCGCACCGCGCTGGAAACGGTGGCCAGCTCCACCCTGTTCACCACGCACACCCCGGTTGCCGCCGGCAACGACGCCTTTACCTATGACCTGATGGACCGCTATCTGGGCGAGTGGCCGGAACTGCTGTCGGTGGCCCGCCACGAACTGTACGAACTGGCCCGCCACGATCAGAACTGGGACGGCCAGACGGTGCCCGCGTTCTCCATGACTGTGTTCGCCCTGCGCATGAGCCGCGCGGCCAACGGCGTCTCGGAACTGCACGGCGAGGTCAGCCGCGACATGTGGAAATTCCTGTACCCCGGCGCGGAGGCCGAGGAGGTGCCGATCGGCCACGTCACCAACGGCGCGCACAACCTGACCTTTACCAGTCAGGCCATGCGGGACCTACTGTCGTCGGTGCTGCCGAAAGACTGGACCGAGCGGCTGGAGGACGCGGCCATGTGGAAGGCCGTCGAGAAGCTCAGCGACGCCCAGCTGAGCAACGTGCAGCTGGAAACCAAGCGCGAGATGATCGCATTTATCCGCCTGCGGATGCGCGAGCAGATGCTGCGCAACGGGGCGAGTGCCGCCGACGTGGCCGGCACCGAGACGCTGATGGACGAGAACACCCTGACCATCGGCTTTGCACGGCGATTTGCGACCTACAAGCGCGCCACGCTGCTGTTCCGGGACCGCGAGCGGCTGGCCCGCATTGTCAACGATCCGGACCGCCCGGTGCAGTTCGTCTTCGCGGGCAAGGCGCACCCCGCCGACAACCCCGGCAAGGCCTTTATTCAGGAAATCTACAAGATGTCGCAGGAACCCGAATTCCGGGGAAAGATCGTCATTCTGGAAAACTACGACATGAACGTGGCCCGCCATCTGGTGCAGGGCGTGGACATCTGGCTCAACAACCCACGCCGCCCGCTGGAGGCGTCGGGGACCAGCGGCATGAAGGCCAGCTTCAACGGCAGCCCCAATTTCAGCGTGCTGGACGGCTGGTGGCGCGAGGGCTACGACGGCACCAACGGCTGGCCCATCGGCGAGGAACGCGAGTACGCAGACCTGAATGTGCAGGACGACGCCGACGCCTACAGCCTGTACCAGACGCTGGAAGACGAGATCACGCCGCGCTACTACGGCGGGGCCACCGGAGCGGATTCATGGGCCTACTCGGTGCGCCAGTCCATCGAGACGGTCAGCCCGCGCTTTTCCATGCAGCGTCAGGTCATTGACTACGTGCAGCAGTACTACCTGCCGCTGGGCGTGCGGGGTCAGGAGGTGGCCGCCGAAGGCAGTGCCCAGGCCCGCGTCATCGCTGGGTGGAAGACCTGGGTGCGCCAGCAGTGGCCCTACACCAGTCTCAGCGCCCACGCCGACCTGCCGGCCACCTGTCACCCCGGCCAGACCGCGCCCATCAGCGCCCAGGTCAATCCGGCGGGCATCAGCCTGGACGAACTGCGCGTGGAGGCGGTGCTGAACCGCGCCGGACACCTGACGCGCTTTGCGCTCGAGAGCCGGGGCGACGGCACCTTCAGCGCCGAGGTGCCGCTGGAAGAAAGCGGCCTGTACTCGGTGGGCGTGCGAATGATTCCCGAGATCGGCGGCCTGAGCAATGAACTGGAAGCCGGACTGATCAAGTGGGCCACGCCACGCTGA
- the polA gene encoding DNA polymerase I encodes MTSPAPEGTATGQPAPGAPTPDTLVLIDGHALAFRSYFALPPLSNSRGEATNAIVGFLRLTLRLARQRSNQIIVVFDPPVKTFRHEQFDGYKSGRAEMPSDLPGQINRIREIVDAVGFPRLEEPGYEADDVIASLTRKAEGNGMQVRIVTSDRDAYQLLDDHVRVITNDFRLIGPDEVLEKYGVTVRQWVDYRALTGDASDNIPGAKGIGPKTASKLLQDYGTLEKIYEAAHAGTLEPKGTREKLLASEENVGFSHRLSCMVTDLPLDVEFGTGRLPGNPARLAELVDELELHAIGRDIAGLDGKEPVIPDTDLQPDDEAAEPAAAFDPPRTEAWRTPREGVVWGYVLSREDDLTAALTGAATFEPTKDGAGITREAPAHEPEEWKKAEAAEPAPNLFDAAGPTTKKEQKAAEKALRDAEKALAKLRTQHPATVNDTEFAGRQRVNAAGAKALAAHLSVRGTVVEPGEDPLLMAYLLDPANMNMALVTRRYLNMAWPDDAAGRAAITARLLTDLPPQLDEARTRLYEEMEKPLAAVLTRMEVRGVRLDSAYLRGLAASTAARLQTLEAEIHTHAGREFSIRSPQQLETVLYDELGLASGKKTKLTGKRSTAVSALEPLRGEHPVIPLLLEYRELDKLRGTYLDPLPNLVNPHTNRLHTTFAQTAVATGRLSSLNPNLQNIPIRSQVGREIRKGFIADSGFCLIAADYSQIELRLLAHISADPLMQRAFQEGADIHRRTAAQVLGLDEGGITPDQRRAAKTVNFGVLYGMSAHRLSNDLGIPYAEAASFIEIYFSTYPGIRKYIDETLEFGRTHGYVETMYGRRRYVPELTATNRNVREAGERLAYNMPIQGTASDIIKLAMVKLDRELDALGARLLLQVHDELLIEAPEDRADEVAQVTRQIMEGAAQLSVPLAVEAGVGPNWYDTK; translated from the coding sequence ATGACCTCTCCCGCCCCTGAAGGCACCGCGACGGGCCAGCCCGCACCCGGTGCGCCCACACCAGATACCCTGGTGCTGATCGACGGACACGCGCTGGCGTTCCGCTCGTATTTCGCGCTGCCGCCGCTGAGCAACTCCCGGGGCGAGGCCACCAACGCCATCGTCGGCTTTCTGCGCCTGACGCTGCGGCTGGCCCGGCAGCGCAGCAACCAGATCATCGTGGTGTTCGATCCGCCGGTCAAGACCTTCCGGCACGAGCAGTTCGACGGGTACAAGTCGGGCCGCGCCGAGATGCCCAGCGACCTGCCGGGCCAGATCAACCGCATCCGCGAGATCGTGGACGCGGTTGGCTTTCCGAGGCTGGAGGAACCCGGCTACGAGGCCGACGACGTGATCGCCTCGCTGACCCGCAAGGCCGAGGGCAACGGGATGCAGGTCCGGATTGTGACCAGTGACCGCGACGCGTACCAGCTGCTGGATGACCACGTGCGCGTCATCACCAACGATTTCCGCCTGATCGGCCCGGACGAGGTACTGGAAAAATACGGCGTGACTGTGCGCCAGTGGGTGGATTACCGCGCCCTGACGGGAGACGCCAGCGACAACATCCCCGGCGCCAAGGGTATCGGCCCCAAGACCGCCTCCAAGCTGCTGCAGGACTACGGCACGCTGGAAAAGATCTACGAGGCGGCCCACGCCGGAACGCTGGAGCCGAAAGGCACCCGTGAGAAGCTGCTGGCCAGCGAGGAGAATGTGGGTTTCAGCCACCGCCTGTCGTGCATGGTCACGGACCTGCCGCTGGACGTGGAATTTGGCACTGGCCGCCTGCCGGGCAACCCCGCACGGCTGGCCGAACTGGTGGACGAGTTGGAACTGCATGCCATCGGGCGCGACATTGCCGGGCTGGACGGAAAGGAACCAGTGATTCCCGACACCGACCTGCAGCCGGACGATGAGGCCGCCGAACCCGCCGCCGCGTTTGATCCTCCCCGCACCGAGGCGTGGCGCACCCCGAGGGAGGGCGTGGTCTGGGGCTACGTTCTGTCACGCGAGGATGACCTGACGGCGGCGCTGACCGGGGCCGCCACCTTCGAGCCCACGAAAGACGGGGCCGGCATCACCCGCGAGGCCCCCGCCCACGAGCCGGAGGAGTGGAAGAAGGCGGAGGCCGCCGAGCCCGCACCGAACCTGTTCGATGCCGCCGGACCCACCACCAAGAAGGAGCAGAAAGCCGCCGAGAAGGCGCTCAGAGACGCCGAGAAGGCCCTGGCCAAACTGCGCACCCAGCATCCCGCCACCGTGAACGACACCGAATTCGCGGGTCGGCAACGGGTCAACGCGGCGGGTGCCAAGGCCCTGGCGGCCCACCTGAGCGTGCGCGGCACGGTGGTGGAGCCCGGCGAGGACCCGCTGCTGATGGCGTACCTGCTGGACCCCGCCAACATGAACATGGCGCTGGTGACCAGGCGCTACCTGAACATGGCCTGGCCGGACGACGCCGCCGGACGCGCGGCCATCACGGCGCGGTTACTGACGGACCTGCCCCCGCAACTGGACGAGGCCCGCACCCGACTGTATGAGGAGATGGAAAAGCCCCTGGCCGCGGTCCTGACCCGCATGGAGGTGCGTGGCGTGCGGCTGGACTCCGCGTACCTGCGTGGGCTGGCCGCCTCCACAGCGGCCCGGTTGCAGACGCTGGAGGCCGAGATTCACACGCACGCCGGGCGCGAATTCTCGATCCGCAGCCCGCAGCAGCTGGAAACAGTGCTGTACGACGAACTGGGGCTGGCGAGCGGCAAGAAGACCAAGCTGACCGGCAAACGCAGCACGGCAGTCAGCGCCCTGGAACCGCTGCGGGGCGAGCACCCGGTGATCCCGTTGCTGCTGGAATACCGTGAGCTGGACAAGTTGCGCGGCACGTACCTCGATCCGCTGCCCAACCTGGTCAACCCGCACACGAACCGCCTGCACACCACCTTCGCGCAGACGGCGGTGGCCACCGGACGCCTGAGCAGCCTGAATCCCAACCTCCAGAACATCCCCATCCGCTCGCAGGTGGGGCGCGAGATTCGCAAGGGCTTTATCGCCGACTCGGGCTTTTGCCTGATCGCCGCCGACTACTCGCAGATCGAGCTGCGGCTGCTGGCCCACATCTCCGCCGATCCGCTGATGCAGCGGGCCTTTCAGGAGGGCGCGGACATTCACCGCCGCACCGCCGCGCAGGTGCTGGGGCTGGACGAGGGCGGCATCACCCCCGATCAGCGCCGCGCCGCCAAGACCGTTAACTTTGGCGTGCTGTACGGCATGAGTGCCCACCGTCTCAGCAATGACCTGGGGATTCCCTACGCGGAGGCGGCCTCGTTCATCGAGATCTACTTCAGCACCTATCCGGGCATTCGCAAATACATCGATGAGACGCTGGAGTTTGGCCGCACGCACGGCTACGTGGAAACCATGTATGGCCGCCGCCGCTACGTTCCCGAACTGACCGCCACGAACCGCAACGTGCGAGAGGCCGGCGAGCGGCTGGCCTACAACATGCCCATCCAGGGCACGGCATCGGACATCATCAAACTTGCGATGGTGAAGCTGGACAGGGAACTGGACGCGCTGGGCGCCCGTCTGCTGCTGCAGGTGCACGACGAACTGCTGATCGAGGCGCCCGAGGACCGCGCCGACGAGGTGGCGCAGGTCACCCGCCAGATCATGGAGGGCGCGGCGCAGCTGAGCGTGCCGCTGGCGGTGGAAGCCGGGGTGGGGCCGAACTGGTACGACACGAAGTAG
- a CDS encoding Nramp family divalent metal transporter, producing the protein MTGEKGWRQENLSESLSDVTRIKVDYSKPPWRRFLAFLGPGALVAVGYMDPGNWATSIAGGSAYGYTLLSMVLISSLMAIYLQALTARLGVATGRDLAQACRDHFSRPAAMFLWLSAEIAIIATDLAEVIGTAIALNLLFGIPLLIGVIITVADVLLILMLQQRGFRYIEALVITLIATIAVAFIFEMVFSRPELAPLLAGLVPSRQLLDSGVLYLGIGILGATVMPHNLYLHSAIVNTRGYNRTPEGKREAIRFFTIDSTIALTFAFFINASILVLAAAAFHFAGRTDIAEIQDAYKLLSPLLGVGAASILFAVALLASGQNSTLTGTLTGQIVMEGFVNIRLKPWLRRLITRLLAVIPTVIVIQIYGEGSTGQLLILSQVILSLQLSFAVVPLMMFSSDPVKMGEFVINTFWKWVGWGITALIISLNVFLLAQTFFGR; encoded by the coding sequence GTGACCGGCGAAAAGGGCTGGCGGCAGGAAAACCTCAGCGAATCGCTGAGCGATGTCACGCGCATCAAGGTGGACTACAGCAAGCCGCCGTGGCGGCGCTTCCTGGCCTTTCTGGGACCGGGGGCACTGGTGGCGGTGGGCTACATGGATCCCGGCAACTGGGCCACGTCCATCGCCGGGGGCAGCGCCTACGGCTACACGCTGCTGAGCATGGTGCTGATCTCCAGCCTGATGGCGATTTACCTGCAGGCCCTGACGGCGCGGCTGGGCGTTGCCACCGGGCGCGATCTGGCGCAGGCCTGCCGGGACCACTTCAGCCGGCCTGCCGCCATGTTCCTGTGGCTTTCCGCCGAGATCGCCATCATCGCCACCGATCTGGCCGAGGTGATCGGCACCGCCATCGCGCTGAATCTGCTGTTCGGCATCCCGCTGCTGATCGGCGTGATCATCACCGTGGCCGACGTGCTGCTGATTCTGATGCTGCAACAGCGCGGTTTCCGGTACATTGAGGCGCTGGTCATCACCCTGATCGCCACCATCGCCGTGGCCTTTATCTTCGAGATGGTCTTTTCACGGCCCGAACTTGCGCCCCTGCTGGCGGGCCTTGTGCCGTCACGCCAGTTGCTCGATTCCGGCGTGCTGTACCTAGGCATCGGCATCCTGGGGGCCACAGTCATGCCCCACAACCTGTACCTGCATTCAGCCATCGTCAACACACGCGGCTACAACCGCACGCCGGAGGGCAAACGCGAGGCCATCCGGTTTTTCACCATCGATTCGACCATCGCGCTGACCTTCGCCTTTTTCATCAACGCCTCGATTCTGGTTCTGGCTGCGGCGGCCTTTCACTTCGCGGGCCGCACCGACATCGCCGAAATTCAGGATGCCTACAAGCTGCTCTCGCCGCTGCTGGGGGTGGGGGCGGCCAGCATCCTGTTTGCCGTGGCGCTGCTGGCCTCGGGCCAGAACAGCACCCTGACCGGCACCCTGACCGGGCAGATCGTCATGGAAGGCTTCGTCAACATTCGCCTGAAGCCGTGGCTGCGCCGCCTGATCACGCGGCTGCTGGCCGTCATTCCCACCGTGATCGTCATCCAGATCTACGGCGAGGGCAGCACCGGACAACTGCTGATCCTGTCGCAGGTGATCCTGTCACTGCAACTGTCGTTCGCCGTGGTGCCGCTGATGATGTTCAGCAGCGACCCGGTCAAGATGGGCGAATTCGTGATCAACACCTTCTGGAAGTGGGTGGGCTGGGGCATCACGGCACTGATCATCAGCCTGAACGTCTTTTTGCTGGCGCAGACCTTCTTCGGCCGCTAG